One window from the genome of uncultured Tateyamaria sp. encodes:
- a CDS encoding D-amino acid dehydrogenase has translation MTHIAVIGAGITGITTAYALARRGYAVSVFDRNRYAAMETSFANGGQLSASNAEVWTRWGTIFKGLKWMMKSDAPLLVNPAPSWHKLSWMAEFMGNIPDYERNTIETARLAIAAREHLLAFAREVGADFDMEQRGILHVYRKQSEFDHARRVNALLERAGLERREVSADEVQRLEPALKADTLGGFYTESDFTGDIHRYTRALSDGCARMGTAFHYKSNVTDITHTGAGVRLTWDDAGVSESQAFDGIVVCAGVGSRAIASELGDRVNIYPVKGYSITVTLDDAQSQAAAPWVSLLDDEAKIVTSRLGKGRFRIAGTAEFNGFNLDIRDDRIRPLREWCEAFFPDVSTEHCVPWAGLRPMLPSMMPKVGPGAKPGVYYNTGHGHLGWTLSAATAQATADIIDLSRMKNAA, from the coding sequence ATGACCCATATTGCCGTGATCGGTGCCGGTATCACCGGCATCACAACCGCTTATGCCCTGGCCCGCCGCGGCTATGCCGTCAGCGTGTTTGACCGCAACCGCTATGCCGCGATGGAGACGTCCTTTGCCAATGGCGGGCAGTTGTCGGCCAGCAACGCCGAGGTGTGGACCCGCTGGGGCACCATCTTCAAGGGGTTGAAGTGGATGATGAAATCCGACGCCCCGTTGCTCGTGAACCCCGCGCCCAGCTGGCACAAGCTGTCCTGGATGGCCGAGTTCATGGGCAACATTCCCGATTACGAGCGCAACACCATCGAGACGGCGCGCCTGGCCATTGCGGCGCGCGAACACCTGTTGGCGTTTGCCCGCGAAGTGGGTGCCGATTTCGACATGGAACAGCGCGGCATCCTGCATGTGTACCGCAAGCAGTCCGAGTTCGATCATGCCCGCCGCGTGAACGCCCTGCTGGAGCGGGCGGGTCTGGAGCGGCGCGAGGTGTCGGCGGATGAGGTGCAGCGGCTGGAGCCTGCGCTGAAGGCCGACACCCTCGGCGGTTTTTACACCGAGAGCGATTTCACCGGCGACATCCACCGCTATACCCGCGCGCTGAGCGATGGCTGTGCCCGGATGGGGACCGCGTTTCATTACAAGAGCAACGTGACCGACATCACCCATACCGGTGCAGGCGTGCGCCTGACCTGGGACGATGCGGGGGTTTCGGAAAGCCAGGCGTTCGACGGTATTGTCGTGTGTGCCGGTGTCGGCAGCCGCGCCATTGCGTCCGAACTGGGCGACCGGGTGAACATCTATCCGGTCAAGGGCTATTCCATCACCGTGACCCTGGATGACGCCCAAAGCCAGGCCGCAGCACCTTGGGTGAGCCTTTTGGATGACGAGGCGAAGATCGTGACCTCGCGGCTGGGCAAGGGGCGGTTCCGCATTGCGGGGACGGCAGAGTTCAACGGCTTCAACCTGGATATCCGCGATGACCGGATCCGGCCCCTGCGGGAATGGTGCGAGGCGTTCTTTCCCGACGTCTCGACCGAACATTGCGTGCCCTGGGCGGGCCTGCGGCCGATGTTGCCGTCGATGATGCCCAAGGTGGGTCCGGGTGCCAAGCCGGGGGTCTATTACAACACCGGGCATGGGCATCTGGGCTGGACCCTGTCGGCGGCGACCGCGCAGGCAACGGCCGACATCATTGATCTGAGCCGGATGAAGAACGCGGCCTGA
- a CDS encoding aspartate aminotransferase family protein, with translation MSHVFPRNSKAPPPMVARGQGPYLYDTTGKSYLNCGDAAVSCLGHGDPHVTGAITAQLDQVAFAHTGFFTSDPAERLAERLVAAAPEGLDRVYVVSGGSEAMESALKLARQYVIESGQPTRTRVIARRQSYHGNTLGALATGGNAARRAPFDPLLMEVSHVSPCYAYRGQAEGEPDAVYVDRLIAELEAEIDALGPETVLAFVAEPVVGATLGAVPPVADYFARVREVCDRHGILLIFDEVMCGMGRTGTMFAAEHYGAVPDICAIAKGLGAGYQPIGAMMCSARIHDTIRDGSGFFQHGHTYLGHPVACAAALAVLERLLDDRVLDRVTPVGEALHDALADRFGQHAHVGDIRGVGLFRAIELVRDRGTKAPFDPADKVHARLKAAAFEAGLICYPMGGTVDGTQGDHVLLAPPFILEDAQVGELVDKLDRAMQAVFA, from the coding sequence ATGAGCCATGTTTTCCCCCGCAATTCAAAGGCCCCGCCACCGATGGTGGCGCGCGGTCAGGGGCCGTATCTGTATGACACGACGGGAAAATCCTATCTCAATTGTGGTGATGCGGCGGTGTCCTGTCTGGGTCATGGGGATCCTCATGTGACCGGCGCCATCACGGCACAGCTGGATCAGGTGGCCTTTGCCCACACGGGGTTCTTTACCTCGGACCCTGCGGAACGGTTGGCGGAGCGGTTGGTGGCGGCGGCCCCGGAGGGGTTGGACCGGGTGTATGTCGTGTCCGGCGGGTCAGAGGCGATGGAGTCGGCCCTGAAGTTGGCGCGCCAATACGTGATCGAGAGTGGGCAACCGACACGGACCCGCGTGATTGCCCGCCGCCAGAGTTATCACGGCAACACGTTGGGTGCGTTGGCCACCGGCGGGAACGCGGCGCGGCGTGCGCCATTTGATCCGCTGCTGATGGAGGTGAGCCATGTGTCGCCTTGTTATGCCTATCGCGGGCAGGCGGAGGGGGAGCCCGATGCGGTCTATGTCGACCGGCTGATTGCCGAGCTGGAGGCCGAGATTGACGCGCTGGGTCCGGAGACGGTTCTGGCCTTTGTCGCCGAGCCTGTCGTGGGTGCGACGCTGGGGGCGGTGCCACCTGTCGCGGATTACTTTGCCCGGGTGCGCGAGGTCTGTGACCGGCATGGTATCCTGCTGATCTTTGACGAGGTGATGTGCGGGATGGGCCGCACGGGCACAATGTTTGCCGCCGAGCATTACGGGGCCGTGCCCGACATCTGTGCCATCGCGAAGGGGTTGGGCGCGGGGTACCAGCCCATTGGTGCGATGATGTGTTCGGCGCGCATTCACGACACGATCCGGGACGGGTCGGGCTTTTTCCAGCATGGGCATACCTATCTGGGCCATCCGGTGGCCTGTGCGGCCGCCCTGGCCGTGCTGGAGCGGTTGCTGGATGATCGCGTTCTGGATCGGGTCACGCCTGTGGGCGAGGCGCTGCACGATGCGCTGGCCGATCGGTTCGGGCAGCATGCGCATGTGGGTGACATCCGGGGCGTGGGCCTGTTTCGCGCCATCGAACTGGTGCGGGACCGGGGGACAAAAGCGCCCTTTGACCCGGCTGACAAGGTGCATGCCCGCCTGAAGGCCGCGGCATTCGAGGCCGGGCTGATCTGTTATCCGATGGGCGGAACCGTGGACGGCACCCAGGGCGACCACGTGTTGCTGGCCCCGCCTTTCATCCTGGAGGACGCACAGGTGGGCGAACTAGTGGACAAGCTGGACCGTGCCATGCAGGCCGTGTTCGCCTGA
- a CDS encoding Gfo/Idh/MocA family oxidoreductase — MRIAFIGTSHVHTPDYLSVCRDLPWVEMVGVARVDVETLNLLTDLPPIFDRQEELPPHDLAVVLTDIQSHDEVCARLSSPAVFIEKPLGLDGDRADGIGQMLSSAGKRVEVGFFLRHSTALKTLVDASKSPEIGNIRFARFAFAHPGLSEGWLRHWPAHIAIERMGGGAFTDLAIHLVDAALAILGPLRATSCVLDKVGPGYGGLNQNFDSQGQATLTSAHGALVHVWASAEAPEVMLTAQLICEHGEISLNGGRVLLRYPPDNVTVLHDGQMPTPADGFRAALEALRNRENPILEIADAVSVSQIMDSILEKSETRSLR, encoded by the coding sequence ATGCGCATTGCTTTTATCGGTACGTCCCACGTTCACACGCCTGACTATCTATCGGTTTGCCGGGACTTGCCTTGGGTTGAGATGGTTGGCGTGGCTCGTGTCGACGTTGAGACACTCAATCTCCTGACAGATTTGCCGCCTATCTTTGATAGGCAGGAGGAGCTTCCGCCACATGACCTGGCCGTTGTACTGACCGATATCCAATCTCACGACGAGGTGTGCGCGCGTCTCTCATCACCAGCGGTTTTCATTGAAAAGCCACTTGGGTTAGACGGTGATCGCGCTGACGGCATTGGCCAAATGCTCAGCAGTGCGGGCAAGCGCGTCGAAGTCGGCTTTTTCCTACGCCACTCCACTGCGCTCAAAACACTCGTTGATGCCAGCAAAAGCCCTGAAATTGGCAACATCCGCTTTGCTCGCTTCGCTTTTGCGCATCCGGGTTTATCAGAGGGTTGGTTACGACACTGGCCAGCTCATATTGCTATTGAGCGTATGGGTGGTGGCGCCTTCACCGACCTCGCGATCCATCTGGTCGACGCAGCGCTTGCAATCTTAGGGCCGCTCCGTGCTACGTCGTGTGTACTGGATAAGGTTGGACCAGGGTATGGCGGCCTCAATCAAAATTTCGATAGCCAAGGGCAGGCAACGCTTACATCGGCGCATGGCGCTCTCGTTCACGTATGGGCCAGCGCAGAAGCACCCGAAGTTATGCTGACAGCGCAACTTATTTGCGAACATGGAGAGATTAGTCTCAATGGCGGGCGGGTTTTGCTTCGTTACCCGCCTGATAATGTGACCGTCCTCCACGATGGTCAGATGCCAACACCCGCAGACGGCTTCCGGGCGGCCTTAGAGGCGCTGCGAAACCGAGAAAACCCAATACTGGAGATTGCCGATGCCGTCTCGGTTAGCCAGATTATGGATAGTATACTTGAAAAGTCTGAAACACGTAGCCTGCGCTGA
- a CDS encoding TRAP transporter permease, which translates to MTDQNTAAPSADDLVAEADTGARTPSAAWQAKLIIGTCIAWSLFQLYIASQVPGIVAQATGVGIFANIVAQARFVHLAFAIMLATLAFPLFKSSPRDRIPLYDWALIILGVSSCLYLVVFRFEIADRPGLWSTSDIVMSSIGMIVLLVAVYRSLGLPLVIIASAFIAFAFFGGYSEWAREITNYGGASLSKALGHYWMQTEGVFGVALGVSTSMIFLFVLFGALLDRAGGGSWFIKVAIALLGALRGGPAKASVLSSMLTGMISGSSISNTVTTGTFTIPLMKRIGFPAEKAGAVEVASSTNGQLTPPVMGAAAFLMVEYVNIPYIDVVKHAFLPAVISYIALLYIVHLEALKMQMQGLKKAGRHIGPVLILILFLSGFIFLGACTFLMIGLRNVLDTFMTESVYGAIVVVALLYLALVYFASRYPDVAMDDPDGELEAPRLTPTLLGGAYFSLPIFILVWNLMVRTDSLDRLSPSLSAFWATIFMIIVALTHRPLKALFRGEAFSHATVAGWRDFIEGLILGARNMIGIGVATGAAGVIVGTISLTGAHQVIGQVVEVIAGGNIWILLILVAIMSLILGMGLPTTANYIVVSSLMAPVILTVGASAGYIFPLIAVHLFVFYFGILADDTPPVGLAAYAAAAISRGDPIKTGVQGFAYDIRTALLPFLFIFNTDLLLIDVGFAKAILVFFISLIAMLLFAAATQGYFIAKSKAWETVALLVIAFMLFRPDYLLDQVSEKYQTASGPAALELMANAETDRELRIVVEGPDFDSGQLRPTTITLPAINGDATGALDAQGLALLQDGDILAMDEPFPGTPFFESLGNEYDFYGDSPVQITQVQIENDRLPKELFFIPALLLLGGLVLIQRRRATQPAF; encoded by the coding sequence ATGACCGATCAGAACACAGCCGCACCATCCGCCGACGATCTGGTGGCCGAGGCCGACACCGGCGCACGCACCCCCTCTGCCGCATGGCAGGCCAAGCTGATCATCGGCACATGCATCGCATGGTCCCTGTTCCAGCTTTACATCGCGTCCCAGGTCCCCGGCATCGTGGCGCAGGCCACCGGCGTGGGCATCTTCGCCAATATCGTAGCCCAGGCCCGCTTCGTGCACCTCGCCTTCGCCATCATGCTGGCAACGCTCGCCTTTCCGCTGTTCAAATCCTCCCCCCGCGACCGCATCCCGCTTTATGACTGGGCGCTGATCATACTCGGGGTCAGTTCCTGCCTGTATCTTGTCGTCTTCCGGTTCGAGATTGCAGATCGCCCCGGCCTCTGGAGCACATCCGACATCGTCATGTCCTCCATCGGCATGATCGTCCTGTTGGTCGCCGTCTACCGGTCCCTCGGTCTGCCCCTCGTCATCATCGCGTCCGCCTTCATCGCGTTTGCCTTCTTCGGCGGCTATTCCGAATGGGCACGCGAAATCACGAACTATGGCGGCGCATCCCTGTCAAAGGCCCTCGGCCACTACTGGATGCAGACCGAAGGCGTGTTCGGCGTCGCCTTGGGCGTCTCCACGTCCATGATCTTCCTTTTTGTCCTCTTCGGCGCACTACTCGACCGCGCAGGCGGCGGGTCATGGTTCATCAAGGTGGCCATCGCCCTTCTGGGTGCCCTGCGCGGCGGCCCGGCCAAGGCATCGGTGCTGTCGTCGATGCTCACCGGCATGATCTCCGGCTCGTCCATCTCGAACACCGTGACCACGGGCACCTTCACCATCCCGCTGATGAAGCGCATCGGCTTCCCGGCGGAAAAGGCCGGCGCGGTCGAGGTGGCGTCGTCCACCAACGGCCAGCTGACGCCGCCCGTGATGGGGGCGGCCGCCTTCCTCATGGTCGAATATGTCAACATCCCCTACATCGACGTGGTCAAGCACGCCTTCCTGCCTGCGGTCATCAGCTACATCGCGCTGCTCTACATCGTGCACCTCGAAGCGTTGAAGATGCAGATGCAGGGCCTGAAAAAGGCAGGCCGCCACATCGGCCCGGTCCTCATCCTGATCCTCTTCCTGTCCGGGTTCATCTTTCTTGGGGCCTGCACCTTCCTGATGATCGGCCTGCGCAACGTGCTCGACACCTTCATGACCGAAAGCGTCTACGGCGCAATTGTCGTCGTTGCCCTCCTCTACCTCGCGCTCGTCTACTTCGCCTCCCGCTACCCGGATGTGGCGATGGACGATCCGGACGGTGAACTCGAAGCCCCCAGGCTCACACCCACACTCCTCGGCGGTGCCTACTTCTCTCTCCCGATCTTCATCCTCGTGTGGAACCTCATGGTGCGCACCGACAGCCTCGACCGGCTGTCGCCGTCGCTCTCGGCCTTCTGGGCCACGATCTTCATGATCATCGTCGCACTCACCCACCGCCCGCTCAAGGCGCTGTTCCGGGGCGAGGCATTCAGCCACGCCACCGTCGCAGGCTGGCGCGACTTTATCGAGGGGCTGATCCTCGGCGCGCGCAACATGATCGGCATCGGCGTCGCGACGGGCGCTGCAGGCGTCATCGTCGGCACGATCAGCCTGACGGGTGCGCACCAGGTCATCGGCCAGGTGGTCGAGGTGATCGCAGGCGGCAACATCTGGATCCTCCTGATCCTCGTCGCCATCATGTCGCTGATCCTCGGCATGGGCCTGCCCACCACGGCCAACTACATCGTCGTGTCCTCGCTCATGGCCCCGGTGATCCTCACCGTGGGCGCGTCCGCGGGCTACATCTTCCCCCTGATCGCGGTGCACCTGTTCGTGTTCTACTTCGGCATCCTCGCGGATGACACGCCCCCGGTCGGCCTTGCCGCCTACGCGGCGGCGGCCATCTCACGCGGCGACCCGATCAAGACAGGGGTCCAGGGCTTTGCCTACGACATCCGCACGGCGCTCCTGCCGTTCCTCTTCATCTTCAACACCGACCTGCTGCTGATCGACGTGGGCTTTGCCAAGGCAATCCTCGTGTTCTTCATATCCCTCATTGCCATGCTGCTCTTCGCGGCGGCAACCCAGGGCTACTTCATCGCCAAAAGCAAAGCCTGGGAAACGGTGGCGCTGCTGGTGATCGCCTTCATGCTGTTCCGGCCCGACTACCTGCTCGACCAGGTCAGCGAGAAATACCAAACCGCCTCCGGTCCCGCCGCACTCGAACTCATGGCCAATGCCGAGACGGACAGGGAACTGCGGATCGTGGTCGAGGGCCCGGACTTCGACAGCGGCCAACTCAGGCCCACCACCATCACCCTGCCCGCCATCAACGGTGACGCAACCGGGGCGCTGGACGCACAGGGGCTGGCCCTCCTGCAAGACGGCGACATCCTCGCTATGGACGAACCCTTCCCCGGCACACCCTTCTTCGAAAGCCTCGGGAACGAATACGACTTCTACGGCGACAGCCCGGTGCAGATCACCCAGGTGCAGATCGAAAACGACCGGCTGCCCAAGGAACTCTTCTTCATCCCGGCGCTGCTGCTCTTGGGCGGGCTGGTCCTGATCCAACGCCGCCGCGCCACCCAACCGGCCTTCTAA
- a CDS encoding DUF4864 domain-containing protein, with protein sequence MRKWMMGAVLALGLAGAAMAQETEIEDVIGSQIEAFKMDDFAQAFTYAAPNIRGIFGTPENFGRMVTQGYPMVWRPADVTYLDLREEAGRFVQTVRIEDAQGGVHFLAYAMIETADGWKIGGVQILEAPGVSA encoded by the coding sequence ATGCGCAAATGGATGATGGGGGCCGTTTTGGCCCTGGGCCTGGCCGGTGCCGCGATGGCGCAGGAGACCGAGATCGAAGATGTGATCGGCAGCCAGATCGAAGCCTTCAAGATGGATGATTTTGCGCAGGCCTTTACCTATGCCGCGCCCAACATCCGCGGAATTTTCGGCACGCCCGAGAATTTTGGTCGCATGGTCACCCAAGGCTATCCGATGGTGTGGCGGCCTGCGGACGTGACCTATCTGGACCTGCGCGAAGAGGCGGGGCGGTTTGTGCAGACGGTGCGGATTGAAGACGCGCAAGGCGGGGTGCATTTCCTGGCCTATGCGATGATCGAGACGGCCGATGGCTGGAAGATCGGCGGGGTGCAGATTTTGGAAGCGCCCGGTGTCAGCGCATGA
- a CDS encoding phage tail protein, with the protein MSDLPHHTPAFVFRVIPVGASDGFLVQEVTGLATALDVQTVQEGGENRFDHQLPRTAEQANVVIRRGVLPRSDPTAVWIRDVLEDSLGKPITPGNVAIDLIDPEGQTRASWLLTHAYPVKLSVGTFETEKDELAIEALEIAYGSLTRRL; encoded by the coding sequence ATGTCGGACCTCCCGCACCATACGCCAGCGTTTGTTTTCCGTGTGATCCCGGTCGGCGCGTCCGACGGCTTTCTGGTGCAGGAGGTGACGGGCCTGGCCACGGCGCTGGACGTTCAGACCGTGCAGGAAGGCGGTGAAAACCGCTTTGACCATCAGCTGCCCAGGACAGCGGAACAGGCGAATGTCGTGATAAGGCGCGGTGTCCTGCCACGCTCGGATCCTACGGCGGTCTGGATACGCGACGTCCTTGAGGACAGCCTGGGCAAGCCCATCACCCCCGGAAACGTCGCCATCGACCTGATCGACCCCGAGGGCCAGACGCGTGCGTCGTGGTTGCTGACCCATGCCTATCCGGTCAAATTGTCGGTTGGCACCTTCGAGACCGAGAAGGACGAGCTGGCGATCGAAGCCCTTGAGATCGCCTATGGCAGTTTGACACGCAGGCTGTAG
- a CDS encoding lysine--tRNA ligase, with the protein MSSFRDAAMTSKAWPFEEARRLLKRYEKAPPEKGYVLFETGYGPSGLPHIGTFGEVARTTMVRRAFEAISDIPTKLICFSDDLDGMRKVPGNVPNPDTLQEYLQMPLTSVPDPFETHESFGHHNNAMLRRFLDTFGFEYEFISARDFYRTGKFDEILLRCAEKYDDLMKIMLKSLREERQQTYSIFLPIHPDTGRVLYVPMKHVDAANGTVTFDDPDGGEMTLPVTGGNVKLQWKPDFGARWAALGVDFEMYGKEHATNEKIYDAICRALGAQPPNHFSYELFLDDQGQKISKSSGNGVSIDEWLTYASTESLSYFMYQKPKTAKRMFFDVIPRAVDEYHQQLRAYPGQDDTGKAANPVWHIHAGDVPESDMVVAFAMLLNLASVSQAEDKDKLWGFIRRYAPDTGPETHPGMDTAVGHAVRYYNDFVKPAKVYRLPTDAEREALEALKAELDAYDGPIEDEALQSVVYAVGRDRFDPLRGWFTALYEVLLGASQGPRFGGFIALYGVAETTALIEQALAGELVD; encoded by the coding sequence ATGTCGAGTTTCCGTGACGCCGCGATGACGAGCAAAGCCTGGCCGTTCGAAGAGGCGCGCCGCTTGCTCAAACGCTATGAAAAGGCGCCGCCGGAAAAGGGTTATGTCCTGTTCGAGACGGGCTATGGCCCCTCGGGCCTGCCCCATATCGGCACGTTCGGAGAGGTGGCCCGCACCACCATGGTGCGCCGCGCGTTCGAGGCGATCTCGGACATCCCGACCAAGCTGATCTGTTTCTCGGATGATCTGGATGGCATGCGCAAGGTGCCCGGCAACGTGCCGAACCCCGACACGCTTCAGGAATACCTGCAGATGCCGCTGACATCGGTGCCCGATCCGTTCGAAACCCATGAAAGTTTCGGCCATCACAACAACGCCATGCTGCGCCGGTTCCTCGATACGTTCGGGTTCGAATACGAGTTCATCTCGGCCCGCGACTTCTATCGCACCGGAAAGTTCGATGAGATCCTGCTGCGCTGTGCGGAGAAATACGATGATCTGATGAAGATCATGCTGAAGTCGTTGCGCGAGGAACGCCAGCAGACCTACTCGATCTTCCTGCCGATCCATCCCGACACCGGCCGCGTTCTGTACGTGCCCATGAAACATGTGGATGCGGCGAACGGCACGGTCACCTTTGACGATCCCGATGGGGGCGAGATGACCCTGCCTGTCACCGGCGGCAACGTGAAATTGCAGTGGAAGCCCGACTTTGGGGCGCGCTGGGCGGCGCTGGGTGTCGACTTCGAGATGTATGGCAAGGAACACGCCACCAACGAAAAGATCTATGACGCGATCTGTCGGGCGCTGGGGGCGCAGCCGCCCAATCACTTCAGCTACGAGCTGTTTCTCGATGATCAGGGGCAGAAGATTTCGAAGTCATCCGGCAACGGGGTCAGCATTGATGAATGGCTGACCTATGCCAGCACGGAATCGCTGTCGTATTTCATGTACCAGAAGCCCAAGACGGCGAAACGCATGTTCTTCGACGTCATCCCCAGGGCCGTGGACGAGTATCACCAGCAACTGCGCGCCTATCCCGGTCAGGACGACACGGGCAAGGCGGCCAACCCGGTCTGGCACATCCATGCGGGCGACGTGCCGGAAAGCGATATGGTCGTGGCCTTTGCGATGCTCCTCAACCTCGCCTCGGTCAGCCAGGCCGAGGACAAGGACAAGCTCTGGGGCTTCATCCGCCGCTACGCGCCCGACACGGGACCCGAGACGCATCCGGGCATGGACACGGCGGTGGGGCACGCGGTGCGGTACTACAACGACTTCGTCAAGCCGGCCAAGGTGTACCGCCTGCCCACGGACGCCGAACGCGAGGCGCTGGAGGCGTTGAAGGCCGAACTGGACGCCTATGACGGACCAATCGAGGACGAGGCATTGCAGTCGGTTGTCTATGCCGTCGGGCGGGATCGGTTTGATCCGTTGCGCGGCTGGTTCACGGCGCTGTACGAAGTGCTTCTGGGGGCCTCGCAAGGTCCCCGGTTTGGCGGGTTCATCGCGCTTTATGGCGTGGCCGAGACGACCGCGTTGATCGAACAGGCCCTTGCCGGAGAGCTTGTGGACTGA
- a CDS encoding tellurite resistance TerB family protein — MADTNLSLTAQDALVAMMIAVSASDEDIRTAELVKINSAVNNLPVFAGYDLDRLNRMAQMVFDLFEQEDGLDALFGLIREALPERLFETAYALACDVAAADGTLEEAELRLLEEIRYELNIDRLHAAAIERGARARHLTL, encoded by the coding sequence ATGGCAGACACGAACCTTTCCCTGACCGCACAGGACGCGCTGGTCGCAATGATGATCGCCGTGTCCGCCTCGGACGAGGACATCCGCACCGCCGAACTGGTCAAGATCAACTCGGCCGTGAACAACCTGCCCGTCTTTGCGGGCTACGATCTGGACCGGCTGAACCGCATGGCGCAGATGGTGTTTGACCTGTTCGAACAGGAAGACGGGCTGGACGCCCTGTTTGGCCTGATCCGCGAGGCCCTGCCCGAGCGGCTGTTCGAGACGGCCTATGCGCTGGCCTGTGACGTGGCCGCGGCGGACGGAACCTTGGAAGAGGCGGAACTGCGTCTGCTGGAGGAAATCCGGTACGAGCTGAACATCGACCGTTTGCACGCAGCGGCCATCGAACGCGGTGCGCGGGCGCGACATCTGACGTTGTAG
- a CDS encoding universal stress protein produces the protein MFKTLLLAVDVNAPEGSARSAQAAIAMARAEAATLHLLNVVPDTGMAIVGASMAADSMQNALAAARAELERWASTTIPAEVAHQIHVAEGTVYDQIIRTANRLDIDAIVVGAHRPELKDYLIGPNAARVARHATQSVFVIR, from the coding sequence ATGTTCAAAACGCTCCTCCTGGCGGTCGACGTCAACGCACCCGAAGGCTCCGCCCGCAGCGCCCAGGCCGCCATCGCCATGGCCCGCGCCGAAGCGGCCACGCTGCACCTGCTGAACGTTGTGCCGGACACAGGCATGGCGATCGTCGGCGCGTCCATGGCCGCGGACAGCATGCAGAATGCGCTGGCCGCCGCGCGGGCGGAACTGGAACGCTGGGCCAGCACAACCATCCCGGCCGAAGTCGCACATCAGATCCACGTGGCCGAAGGCACGGTCTACGACCAGATCATCCGCACGGCCAACCGCCTGGACATCGACGCCATCGTGGTGGGCGCCCACCGGCCCGAACTGAAGGACTACCTGATCGGACCCAACGCCGCCCGCGTGGCGCGCCATGCCACGCAATCTGTGTTCGTGATCCGGTAA
- a CDS encoding TAXI family TRAP transporter solute-binding subunit, with product MFAKLKLGAAVVAGALMTAPIATAQEFISIGTGGVTGVYYPTGGAICRLVNRDRKEHGIRCAVESTGGSVYNINTIKAGELEFGVAQSDWQHHAFNGTSKFEGDAAFPDIRAVMSVHPEPFTLVVRSDSGIDSFEGLKGKRVNVGNAGSGQRATMEVVMAAFGMGMDDFALATEFKGSEMAKEICDGNIDAMIYTIGHPAAAIKEASTTCDVKLVSVTGAPIDQLVADNPFYRVATIPGGMYAGTDGDTTTFGVGATFVTSASVPEDTVYVVAKAVMENIDDFRGLHPAFANLDPAQMVQDGLSAPLHPGAERAYKELGLMD from the coding sequence ATGTTTGCAAAACTAAAACTGGGTGCCGCGGTTGTCGCGGGCGCGCTGATGACAGCGCCCATCGCCACCGCGCAGGAATTCATCTCGATCGGCACCGGCGGCGTGACCGGCGTGTACTACCCCACGGGCGGTGCAATCTGCCGTCTGGTGAACCGGGACCGCAAGGAACACGGCATCCGCTGCGCCGTGGAATCGACGGGCGGTTCGGTCTACAACATCAACACGATCAAGGCGGGCGAACTTGAGTTCGGCGTGGCCCAGTCCGACTGGCAGCACCACGCGTTCAACGGCACCTCGAAATTCGAGGGCGACGCGGCCTTCCCCGATATCCGCGCCGTGATGTCGGTCCACCCCGAACCCTTCACGCTTGTCGTGCGCAGTGACAGCGGCATCGACAGCTTCGAAGGCCTGAAGGGCAAGCGCGTCAATGTCGGCAACGCAGGCTCCGGTCAGCGCGCCACGATGGAGGTTGTCATGGCAGCCTTCGGCATGGGCATGGACGACTTCGCTCTGGCGACCGAGTTCAAGGGCTCCGAAATGGCCAAGGAGATTTGCGACGGCAACATCGACGCGATGATCTACACCATCGGTCACCCTGCCGCAGCGATCAAGGAAGCGTCGACAACCTGTGACGTGAAACTTGTCTCCGTCACCGGCGCGCCCATCGACCAGCTTGTCGCGGACAACCCGTTCTATCGCGTGGCGACGATTCCCGGCGGCATGTATGCGGGCACGGACGGCGACACGACCACCTTCGGTGTGGGTGCCACCTTTGTCACCTCTGCCAGCGTGCCCGAAGACACGGTGTACGTCGTCGCCAAGGCGGTCATGGAAAACATTGACGATTTCCGCGGCCTGCACCCGGCATTTGCCAATCTGGACCCGGCCCAGATGGTTCAGGACGGCCTGAGCGCACCACTGCACCCCGGTGCGGAACGCGCTTACAAAGAACTGGGTCTGATGGACTAA